A window of the Deltaproteobacteria bacterium genome harbors these coding sequences:
- a CDS encoding retropepsin-like domain-containing protein, with translation MKVVSYTYPDSDDVISLPGKISGPLRSQNVLLVFDPGAYRTIIKTSLTDALGYQAGAESKKVATSSIIGKEYGYTLKLQKLSILGFSFADIEVTSFDLPEKYAIDGLIGLDILKKFEILWRHKDRFLEFRLL, from the coding sequence ATGAAAGTAGTGTCCTACACCTATCCTGACAGCGATGATGTCATTTCACTCCCCGGAAAAATCTCCGGGCCTTTGCGTTCTCAAAATGTTCTTCTGGTTTTTGATCCGGGAGCCTACCGAACCATTATTAAAACAAGTTTAACAGATGCACTGGGATATCAAGCCGGCGCTGAAAGTAAAAAAGTGGCAACAAGTTCCATAATTGGTAAAGAATACGGCTATACGCTTAAACTACAGAAGTTGAGTATATTGGGCTTTTCCTTTGCAGATATTGAGGTGACCAGTTTTGACCTTCCGGAAAAATATGCAATTGATGGATTGATCGGCTTAGACATTTTGAAAAAATTCGAAATTCTTTGGAGACACAAGGATCGGTTTTTGGAATTTCGGTTGTTATAG
- a CDS encoding O-acetyl-ADP-ribose deacetylase gives MDPKQIIELVQGDITKEEVDAIVNAANSALAGGGGVDGAIHRAGGPAIMDELRRRYKGCPTGSAVITTAGNLKARYVIHAVGPRWRGGEKGEAELLASAYRKSLELAKEHLCKTISFPAISAGIYGYPLDEAAEISLRTVSDFLKEHAVFQKIRFVLYDEKVLKVYQDAFRRMTGK, from the coding sequence GTGGATCCAAAACAAATCATCGAGCTTGTTCAAGGGGATATAACCAAAGAAGAGGTCGATGCCATTGTTAATGCGGCCAATTCGGCGCTTGCGGGAGGCGGGGGTGTTGACGGGGCGATTCACCGCGCTGGCGGTCCTGCCATCATGGACGAACTCCGCCGACGATATAAAGGTTGTCCAACCGGTTCCGCGGTCATCACCACGGCGGGTAATCTCAAGGCTCGTTACGTGATTCACGCTGTGGGTCCTCGCTGGCGGGGCGGTGAAAAAGGGGAGGCAGAACTTTTGGCTTCTGCCTATCGCAAGAGTTTGGAGTTGGCCAAGGAACATCTTTGCAAAACCATTTCGTTTCCCGCCATTAGTGCGGGTATTTATGGCTATCCGCTGGACGAAGCGGCAGAGATTTCTCTTCGAACAGTTTCCGATTTTTTGAAAGAACACGCAGTATTCCAAAAAATCCGTTTTGTTCTTTATGATGAGAAGGTGCTGAAGGTTTATCAAGATGCATTTCGTAGAATGACAGGAAAATAA
- a CDS encoding membrane dipeptidase, whose product MQMPIADLHCDLLDYLESSPKKTVFDEELLCFVPKLRAGGVFFQVLAAYTDTNDVSAQRGVREANIFQNLDVKYPKDFLRIHNKNDVVCAKDQGKIGIIFAIENASGFSTEEEPLDRCFQRLEEIIKITSPILYISMTHFPENRFCGGNTTQNVGLKEDGKELLQYLSGRKIAIDLSHTSDASAHGILDFIAKRSLDFPVIASHSNFRAVEKHDRNLPDDLAKEIIRRKGLIGLNFIYDFIGHKSSDCFLRQIEHALKLGAEETLCFGADFFDTKAVSLQFNMPADHRFFHEGFDSSACYPKLIDLMKQKPDLKQNIIQNITHRNVVRFLQSVL is encoded by the coding sequence ATGCAAATGCCCATTGCGGATCTTCATTGCGACCTTTTGGACTACCTCGAAAGTAGTCCCAAAAAAACCGTTTTTGACGAAGAGTTACTCTGTTTCGTCCCAAAATTAAGAGCCGGTGGTGTTTTTTTTCAGGTGCTTGCCGCTTATACCGACACGAATGACGTATCTGCTCAAAGAGGCGTTCGGGAGGCAAATATTTTTCAGAATTTGGATGTGAAATATCCAAAAGATTTTTTGCGCATTCATAATAAAAACGATGTTGTGTGCGCCAAAGATCAGGGCAAAATCGGAATTATCTTTGCCATTGAAAATGCTTCGGGTTTTTCCACGGAAGAGGAACCGCTGGACCGCTGTTTCCAGCGTTTGGAAGAAATCATAAAAATTACCAGTCCAATTCTTTATATCAGCATGACCCATTTTCCGGAAAACCGTTTTTGCGGCGGGAATACAACGCAAAATGTGGGACTCAAAGAAGACGGCAAGGAATTGCTTCAATATCTTTCCGGAAGAAAAATCGCCATTGATCTCAGTCACACCTCCGATGCTTCTGCTCACGGCATTCTGGATTTTATCGCAAAGCGAAGCCTCGATTTTCCTGTGATTGCGAGTCATTCCAACTTTAGAGCTGTTGAGAAACACGACAGAAATCTTCCGGATGATCTGGCAAAGGAAATCATCCGAAGGAAAGGATTGATTGGTTTAAATTTTATTTATGATTTTATCGGACACAAAAGCAGTGATTGTTTTCTGCGTCAAATTGAACATGCACTGAAATTGGGGGCTGAAGAAACGCTCTGCTTCGGTGCCGATTTTTTTGACACAAAAGCAGTGTCCCTCCAGTTTAATATGCCAGCCGATCACCGGTTTTTTCACGAGGGATTTGATTCCTCCGCCTGTTATCCAAAATTGATTGATTTGATGAAACAAAAACCAGACTTGAAACAAAATATAATCCAGAATATTACCCATCGAAATGTTGTGAGATTTTTGCAGAGTGTTCTTTAG
- a CDS encoding cupin domain-containing protein, with translation MFFSFLTPNQKVQHVVPEGYWFGAYSNSGSRYSFVGCTVAPGFDFADFEMGKRPELLKQFPKAKEVIEFLTD, from the coding sequence GTGTTCTTTAGTTTTTTGACACCAAACCAAAAAGTTCAGCATGTTGTCCCAGAAGGTTATTGGTTTGGCGCCTATTCCAATTCCGGCAGTCGTTACTCTTTTGTGGGTTGTACCGTCGCTCCGGGTTTTGATTTCGCCGACTTTGAAATGGGAAAACGACCAGAACTTCTCAAACAATTTCCCAAAGCCAAAGAAGTCATCGAATTTTTGACGGATTAA
- a CDS encoding GNAT family N-acetyltransferase: MKISFKEVSADNIQEVHEVYGVIRQAPQYFLNVAGLETVSLETALKEMKDQPSKHAPSYKKIFLLVMLDDQPIGVVDLHKDHPNVGKAYIGLLLIGEKFQKKGIGKAVYENLETWVKKNYEVEIFVLGVSVANNVEGFWTKMGFKRNGKTYLWGEKNKTTQVFEMEKFLNPSKIR; encoded by the coding sequence ATGAAAATTTCTTTCAAAGAAGTTAGTGCGGACAATATTCAGGAAGTTCACGAAGTGTATGGCGTGATCCGGCAGGCTCCACAATATTTTTTGAATGTTGCTGGGTTGGAGACCGTATCTCTTGAGACGGCTCTTAAGGAAATGAAAGATCAGCCATCGAAACATGCTCCATCTTATAAAAAAATTTTTCTCCTTGTGATGTTGGACGACCAACCCATTGGGGTTGTTGATCTCCACAAGGATCATCCGAATGTTGGCAAAGCCTATATTGGTCTTTTACTGATCGGAGAAAAGTTTCAGAAAAAAGGAATTGGCAAAGCTGTGTATGAAAATCTGGAGACATGGGTCAAAAAAAATTATGAGGTGGAAATTTTTGTGCTGGGTGTTAGCGTCGCCAACAACGTGGAAGGTTTCTGGACAAAAATGGGATTCAAAAGAAACGGAAAAACCTATTTGTGGGGAGAAAAAAATAAAACCACCCAAGTTTTTGAAATGGAAAAGTTTCTTAATCCGTCAAAAATTCGATGA
- a CDS encoding S8 family serine peptidase, which produces MPIRTAGARGDLKSFQVTKGIEYAADNGADVINMSFGNMTGNLVKSVMRYAAAQGVVLVASSGNESEHTIVNRIPAGFKDVITVGASTHLDTRASYSNYGFGLDVVAPGGEQTDILSPKAAYYCDTNSPNIVGDFYLRARGTSFSAPYVTGLAGLLLSKEPDLSVEEIRQRLRMTAVDIEKPGWDLETGWGRIDAYGALNSGNRCIARIDSPINGDTLDYKSRPKILGSVGGSSFKRYTLELNFDGNNKLIQDGTIAVEKNVFTNVDLSGRIGRFIVRLRAYDASGTKCAEDIISFASGFKFSHAVLPLPINLVHPTMGIGEMEFVRDRNGSPVDNLLLNWRSLTYEDKNGVIAGFPNLRDNMMALPFTELLLPSNDSGIASNVGDINTDGRDDIAITDKYDRVLIRWGGNAGYTSIEGFPDSPTSSVLFSPTSGDIDGDGKTDLIIMHSTRKLYIFLGKNFQRWSQPHISSSSADIIMDLPFEYDTYNQASIQSGHDVNGDRCHDILVNRQPTTSDTSTSYLIFGGTNFASNVQMTAFHATPLHVNYHPSENCYGHFVNDINGDGLGDIAFNCTPPFVAPIGALFDRPAVQVFLGRKRFPLSFDILNDADAQWQTEENRPTEASTGISSLGDMNGDGLADFFLLTEKHLYLLVGSDKADKWHKSDLLYNADQIIDLSFEGRASLAGDSSPYNQNAGDIDGNGINDLLLTERTGNNIHILFVDNKPQTVLRPEMDTGVSSYIFFSKAGVRIYNDGSTKAKISGFSVVNEGRARLRVQSESCAGAEILLRSYCSITLRDGSSSLQRLLNRHPATLVIKANDKNADVYGNLKFPIGW; this is translated from the coding sequence ATGCCTATCAGAACGGCCGGGGCAAGAGGCGATCTCAAATCATTTCAAGTTACAAAGGGAATTGAATACGCCGCAGATAATGGTGCGGATGTGATCAACATGAGTTTTGGTAACATGACCGGCAACCTTGTTAAGAGCGTCATGCGATACGCGGCCGCACAAGGAGTTGTGCTTGTGGCATCGTCGGGAAATGAGTCGGAACATACTATTGTAAACAGGATACCGGCGGGTTTCAAAGATGTTATAACCGTTGGAGCCTCAACACATTTGGATACGCGTGCAAGTTATTCCAACTATGGTTTTGGTTTGGATGTTGTTGCTCCCGGCGGAGAACAAACGGATATTTTGTCCCCCAAGGCCGCCTATTATTGTGATACAAATTCACCAAATATCGTCGGCGATTTTTATTTGAGGGCCCGAGGCACAAGTTTTTCTGCTCCTTATGTGACAGGGCTTGCAGGCCTTCTCTTATCAAAAGAACCGGACCTTTCTGTGGAAGAAATAAGGCAAAGGCTTAGGATGACTGCGGTAGATATAGAAAAACCCGGTTGGGATTTAGAAACGGGCTGGGGCCGGATTGATGCGTATGGTGCATTAAACAGCGGCAATAGATGCATCGCCAGAATTGATTCTCCCATAAATGGTGACACTCTGGATTATAAATCCAGACCGAAAATTCTGGGCAGTGTCGGCGGTTCTTCATTTAAGAGATACACACTCGAATTAAATTTTGATGGGAATAATAAACTTATTCAGGATGGAACCATTGCCGTTGAAAAAAATGTATTCACCAACGTAGACCTGTCCGGCCGCATCGGCCGTTTTATTGTCAGACTTAGGGCTTATGATGCATCGGGTACCAAGTGTGCCGAAGATATAATATCTTTTGCTTCCGGATTTAAATTCTCTCATGCAGTTCTTCCCCTGCCGATAAATCTGGTGCATCCCACAATGGGGATAGGGGAAATGGAATTTGTTAGAGATAGGAATGGAAGTCCTGTGGATAACCTTCTCCTCAACTGGAGGTCGCTAACATACGAAGACAAAAATGGTGTCATCGCAGGTTTTCCAAATTTACGTGATAATATGATGGCGCTTCCATTTACCGAACTGTTACTTCCCTCGAATGATTCAGGCATTGCCTCCAACGTGGGGGATATTAACACGGATGGCCGTGATGATATCGCAATCACGGATAAATATGACAGAGTTTTAATAAGGTGGGGAGGAAATGCCGGATATACATCTATCGAAGGATTTCCTGACTCTCCAACGTCGTCTGTTTTGTTTTCCCCCACATCCGGTGATATTGACGGAGACGGGAAAACAGATCTCATCATCATGCACAGTACGCGGAAACTCTATATTTTTCTGGGAAAAAATTTTCAGAGATGGTCTCAACCCCATATATCGTCCTCTTCTGCCGATATAATAATGGACCTTCCTTTTGAGTACGATACTTACAATCAAGCGTCTATACAATCCGGCCATGATGTGAATGGCGACAGATGTCATGACATTCTTGTAAACCGGCAACCAACAACAAGCGATACCTCCACAAGTTATCTGATATTTGGCGGGACAAATTTTGCGTCAAATGTGCAAATGACAGCGTTTCATGCAACGCCATTGCACGTTAATTACCATCCATCCGAAAATTGTTATGGGCATTTTGTTAATGATATAAACGGCGATGGCCTTGGTGATATTGCCTTCAATTGCACCCCGCCTTTTGTTGCGCCGATTGGGGCTTTGTTTGACAGGCCGGCTGTTCAGGTCTTTCTTGGGAGAAAAAGATTTCCGCTTTCATTTGATATTCTGAATGATGCAGATGCCCAATGGCAAACGGAAGAAAATAGACCAACCGAAGCATCCACCGGAATTTCTTCGCTTGGCGATATGAATGGCGACGGCCTTGCCGACTTTTTCCTGTTAACAGAGAAACATTTATATTTATTGGTGGGCTCCGATAAAGCGGACAAATGGCACAAGAGTGATCTCCTCTACAACGCGGACCAAATAATAGATTTGTCATTTGAGGGAAGAGCTTCACTGGCGGGCGATAGTAGTCCATACAATCAAAACGCGGGAGACATTGACGGTAACGGTATTAATGATCTTCTCCTGACTGAGCGAACTGGAAATAATATACATATCCTTTTTGTGGACAACAAACCCCAGACTGTATTACGGCCCGAAATGGATACGGGCGTTTCCTCTTATATCTTTTTTAGCAAAGCAGGCGTGCGCATATATAATGATGGCTCCACAAAGGCAAAAATATCCGGTTTTAGCGTGGTGAATGAAGGAAGGGCTAGATTGCGTGTTCAATCCGAATCCTGTGCGGGAGCGGAAATCCTGCTCCGTTCCTACTGCAGTATTACATTGAGAGATGGTTCATCCTCTTTGCAAAGGCTCCTAAACCGACATCCCGCAACACTTGTAATCAAAGCCAATGACAAAAATGCAGATGTCTACGGCAATCTCAAATTTCCAATCGGCTGGTGA
- a CDS encoding S8 family serine peptidase — protein sequence MNVKRYTLLLLVFLVCYCIVSRAQEKIQAPLDIQVPLANEPQPNSDALDNPKFVAGELILKFKHDQGEEILSNFAKDPILKRILQAHPLEYSGRIFPEFKTRDALQNHVNEIKNKFPERSKRIYDTSVPDLQRYFILVFRDKKTPVESLAREFMASENIEFAEPDYIGTLDTLPVLLPNDPYFSSQNSWGQGLDDLWGLHIINAPEAWQIEHGKSGKITIAVIDGGFDWTGNLLLWEELGPNVWTNTSEEPAPRNHRDDDRNGYVDDYFGVNLEQMNPNSPLPYDGGTVPYDNGSGHGTLIAGIIAAKGNNAKGIVGMM from the coding sequence GTGAATGTAAAACGTTACACTCTGTTGTTGTTGGTCTTTTTGGTTTGTTACTGCATTGTTTCCCGTGCGCAAGAAAAAATACAAGCTCCCTTAGATATTCAAGTGCCTCTTGCAAATGAGCCACAACCTAATTCTGATGCGCTGGATAATCCAAAATTTGTCGCGGGGGAACTGATCCTGAAATTTAAGCACGATCAGGGCGAAGAAATTCTTTCAAATTTCGCCAAAGATCCCATTTTGAAGAGAATACTTCAAGCGCATCCCCTCGAATATTCAGGCAGGATTTTCCCCGAATTCAAAACCAGAGACGCCCTGCAGAACCATGTAAACGAGATAAAAAATAAATTTCCGGAGCGCTCAAAAAGGATTTACGATACGTCCGTACCCGATCTGCAGAGGTATTTTATTCTTGTGTTCCGCGATAAAAAAACTCCGGTTGAATCTTTGGCAAGGGAATTCATGGCGAGTGAAAATATAGAATTCGCCGAACCAGACTACATTGGTACGCTGGATACATTGCCAGTCCTTCTTCCAAACGATCCGTATTTTTCGTCACAAAATTCGTGGGGACAGGGGTTGGATGATCTGTGGGGACTTCATATTATAAATGCCCCGGAGGCATGGCAGATCGAACACGGAAAATCGGGAAAGATTACGATTGCAGTCATAGATGGTGGTTTTGATTGGACGGGCAATCTTTTGCTGTGGGAGGAACTCGGTCCCAATGTCTGGACGAATACCAGTGAGGAACCCGCACCGCGCAATCATCGTGATGATGATCGCAACGGATATGTTGATGACTATTTTGGTGTTAATCTTGAGCAAATGAATCCGAACAGCCCACTTCCATACGATGGCGGTACTGTCCCGTATGACAATGGCAGTGGACACGGAACGCTTATCGCCGGCATTATAGCTGCCAAGGGCAATAACGCTAAGGGAATCGTGGGAATGATGTAG
- a CDS encoding pyridoxal phosphate-dependent aminotransferase: MLNKLTQAYRNRIREGKPVLSLVSGNPNDNGFIFPSEILQKEYARYFNKQDYHPDPKGLLKARKSVCQYYSGQGAFFQPEEILFTAGTSESFFYLFSYLCEAGDNILAPNPAYPLFDDIARLAKIELRHYPLDEKKGWEIDFDALEQRIDSKTKAIVLISPNNPTGAVASAKAIQNLARIAHRYNLAVISDEVFSEFYFGKEIFPRARTVADFPLLFTLNGLSKMFALPALKLGWIAVSGEKNRVGPAVDALETLADTFLSVHTPIQKALPSILEQGKNFKTHTIQEVTSRRNLCLSLLKDVDSIHFHPPQGGFYLTAKIEKKEDEEDFVIRLLEQTEVLVHPGYFYDYEEGIHIVFSYLAEPALLTKALPRLIQFCGS; the protein is encoded by the coding sequence ATGCTGAACAAGTTGACACAAGCCTATCGCAATCGCATTCGGGAGGGGAAACCGGTTCTTTCTCTTGTTTCCGGAAATCCAAATGACAACGGATTTATCTTTCCTTCGGAGATTCTTCAAAAGGAATACGCACGTTATTTCAACAAACAGGATTATCATCCTGACCCAAAAGGACTTTTAAAGGCGCGGAAAAGCGTGTGCCAATATTATTCCGGGCAGGGAGCTTTTTTCCAACCGGAGGAGATTCTCTTCACCGCAGGCACCAGCGAATCTTTTTTCTATCTTTTTTCTTATCTGTGCGAAGCGGGCGATAATATTCTTGCCCCCAATCCCGCCTATCCGCTTTTTGATGACATTGCACGTTTGGCAAAAATTGAGCTTCGACATTATCCACTCGATGAAAAAAAGGGATGGGAGATTGACTTCGACGCTTTGGAACAGCGTATTGATTCCAAGACAAAGGCGATTGTTCTCATCTCGCCCAACAATCCAACAGGTGCCGTTGCTTCGGCTAAGGCCATTCAAAATCTGGCGCGCATTGCCCATCGTTATAATCTGGCGGTGATTAGTGACGAGGTCTTCAGCGAATTTTATTTTGGTAAAGAAATTTTTCCCCGCGCACGGACGGTTGCCGATTTTCCTCTTTTGTTTACACTCAACGGGCTTTCAAAAATGTTTGCACTTCCTGCCTTGAAACTGGGTTGGATCGCTGTTTCAGGCGAAAAGAATCGTGTGGGACCAGCGGTAGACGCGCTGGAAACCCTGGCCGATACGTTTTTGTCGGTGCACACACCGATTCAAAAAGCTCTGCCGTCTATTCTTGAACAAGGAAAAAATTTCAAGACGCACACTATTCAGGAAGTAACCTCTCGTCGGAATCTTTGCCTCTCCCTTCTTAAAGATGTGGACTCGATCCATTTTCATCCACCTCAAGGGGGGTTTTATTTGACGGCAAAAATCGAGAAAAAAGAAGACGAAGAAGATTTTGTGATCCGCCTTCTTGAGCAAACGGAAGTTTTAGTTCACCCCGGATATTTTTATGATTATGAAGAGGGTATTCACATCGTCTTTTCTTATTTGGCAGAGCCCGCCCTTCTTACCAAAGCCCTTCCGCGTCTGATTCAATTTTGCGGCAGTTAA